Below is a window of Camelus bactrianus isolate YW-2024 breed Bactrian camel chromosome 7, ASM4877302v1, whole genome shotgun sequence DNA.
AAGGCAGAGCCCTTTCTGGACCTTATCCAGGCTACTTCTATTAGAAATATGGACAAATCTCAGTAGATAAAAAACTCTTCTCCATACAGCAAGGTAGTACATGAGTAGTATATTTAActtgccttaaaaaaagaagcattgtACTTACACATTATCTCCTCTTACAATGTATAACCCTAGCACCACTTGTTCTACTCCCTGTGAAGAGCTGAACACTCGTTCATGGCTTTCATCCAAAATCAAATTAATGGTCTGGTCAAAACCTTTCAGTGTTCCCTGTAAAGAAAAcattaagagaaaaagacaaataattctgGTTTATCTGAATGCATACACAATTTTAGTTGCCAGGTACTCCAAAAGAAAtacctattttaaatatatatctatatatctatatctatatatctactATAAAACAAAATACCTCTTTATGAGCAGCAGTATTCTTGGGCACAAAATTTACCTCTTGGTtttttaaggggggaaaaaataaaactacaacaCACTTCTGAGTAGCATGCAGAATTGTTGAGAATTACAAAGGACACCAATGTACTAGTTTATTTCCAAGGAAGTAGCACAAAAGCCTAATAGTCCAAgagctaacattttaaaaatataaactaaaacaAGGGGAATTTAAGGGAAATATCCCTATACACAGCAGCTACAGCAATGTCACAGTATCACTTCATATTACCTACCAGTACTAGACCTTGTGCTAAACATGCTGCATACAGTACCTCAATTAAACTCCACTCTTCAAGGTAGATACATAAATATTCCCACatcagagaaaactgaggcacagagaggtaatcCCTCAAGGTTTAATGGATAGAAATTAGCAGAGCTAGAATCTGAACCATGAAAGGCTAGCTTCAAAGCCAGACCAATGAACTACTGTTTTATACTACTATGAACAAGCAAATATAATCTACCACtttaaagaaattcaaatcaGCCCCATAAGTATACAGAAACTTCAACTGGTAGTTACAGCTAAGACTTAATGAGTGCTGAATGAGGTATTTGCCAAACAGTGTTCTATGGGCCTCAAGTGGATTTACTTAATCTTTCCAATAACCCAGTAACAGTAGGTACAAATGTGACTGTAACAATTAGAACATTCCAGAACTTGAAGGAAATATTAGCTTTGGAGTCAAATCCAATTTAAATTCCAGTTTGGTTCTGCCGTGTATTGTCCACACGACTCTGGGAAGGTGACTCACGTTTTCTGAGCTTGGTTCCTAACCTACAGTACAAGGTTAATTCTCCTTCACAGAGTTGGACTGAGATCAACTGACATAACACATGTAACGTGCATGGTACCTGATATGTTTAGTAAATGGCAAAGTCTGACAGTTTGGTAATAGTCACTTAACAACCcactgaaaaaaagcaaaaggattaAACAGAAAAGAACCAAAAACAGAACTGCAGaatgggaaaataaaagattaaattatatgaattagatagaaaatagagaaagttTAGCAGCCTTAAAACTTATTTGACAGTGAACAACAGTAtgagttataaataaataattaagaagCCAAAAATCATGGGATAAATTCCTCAGATCAAGGAACAAGGTCAAGGAGAGAATCTAGGATTTTTCTGGAATTAAAAGGGGATACTGTGATAGCAGCACAAGTAAATTTAGTCATTCATCATAATTTATTCTACAGAAGACAGAGATCATACCAACCCAAGAATATCCAAAGATTATCACCATAAAAGCCTTccaaattcattattttatggATGTAGTCTCTAAATCATAAAAAAGTTTCTAAGAGGCAGACATAAAACTTCAAAAAGATTATATGATTCATGTAGAGTGGATATCAGAGCATTGAatgcagaaggaaataaaaaatggaaaaagaagatgaataTAAAATACAGGCAGCTATCTGCAGACTAGACTAGAAGCTCTCTGAAGGCAGACTCATCCTAGCTTCTAGAAGCCTTGAATGTAGCATACACTCAAtgtttgttaataaaaaaaagaatgcattggCAGCTATTTATCACAGTGATACAGAGCTGAATCATAAAACTGCAATGCAGGTGTACTGTGGTGCCTAGGCATTAGAGATCAGAGGTTCTACATAATAATTTACAACCAGTAAACCAGCTAGAAAACAGAGAATGAATATGCCAAGTACTTACCACAATCATTCTCCCGTCAGAAGTAATAACAGCAACAGTTCCTGATAAATGACTCAAGGAAAGCATTTCTCTTGGAATGCAAACTGAAAACTTAAAATCTTGCAAGGAAAAGATTTAAATTACTAGGGAAAAGGTGACAGAATAAACATACAGCTTTTCAACACAGCCACATTTACAACATAAAAACTTTATGCtcttcattttttgtgtgtgaaaattaCACAATTTAAAAACGTAAAGAAATAGGAATAGAACATCCCTTTCTGTATATGATCAGTGTATCTTATTCCAAAACAGCTGGGGTGTTTGGTACTCTTTTTTCACTGGGGAATATTGCCAATCTGACAACTGAGCAAGACATTTTCCCCTTTCTTACACCTGTATCTTTAACTGTAAAACGAAAATTGGATCAGTGTTAAACTAATGAATGCTGACTGATTTCAAGCACGTTAAGACACAATCTTCCAGGACCAGGCTTTTGGAATTCAAGAGAAAGAAGCAATAATCAATTCCACTAGGTACCAATATGCTTGCATCATTAAAAAGCCTTCAGTATTTCACTTTTGCCCCAAATTTGTACATGAGAGTACAATGTAGTATTTATGTCCCGAGACGTTAAAAGGGTAACAGGTGTATAGGGTACTTCACATGgactttttaaagttatttgtcCCTCAGGACGATCCATTACAACAGCAAGCATTATTTAATTCCATCAACAAAGTTGGGATTTCAAGTGGTAAAGGGGCAGAAATTCTATTTGTGCACCATCTGCAAAGTTTTTGCTATCCTCAAACAATGAACAATGTCTATGAATGAAACAAATGCATGGATTTACAAGACCATTGTCGCCGCTAGTAAAACTGTTAAAATATTCCTAAACCTGAACGTATAGGCCCTAGGGAAATAGTAAGGATGAATCAATACTTGGTTTCCATACAGACAAGGAAAAGTTCGGAATAATcatactgttttggtttttttttccccccgggTTAAAAAAGGCGCCTTGGGCCCGCAGAAGCTGCTGGTCCCAGCCGTGGAGGCGGGACTGGTGAGTCCCAGGTCGTTAAACCCCGCACCCGCATCCCAGGCCTCCGCAGTGGCCGGGCGTCCCAACCGCCCGCCGATCCCGACCCCCGGCCTCTCCAGCATCAATCCTCTCCGGTGCAGACGCGGGCCTTGCCACGGCCCGGGCTAATGCCCGCGGCGCCAGGTAGAGGATACGGTTGATGTAGTTCTCCAAGGCGGACGTCATTATGCTCGGCCCGGCCGCTGTCCACACAGCAGCGCCGGCGACAAGAGGAGCCAAAAAGGCCCGCCAGGAACCTGCGGCAGCTTCCGCTGATTGGCGGTAGCAAATACCGCGAGAGTTACCGCAGGCCGCCTCCGCGAATCAGAGACTGAAAGAACCCGGCCAACCATACCCGAGAGGCAAAGCGCGGGCCGGTTTTAATACGCGTGCGCAGTGTGTTTCCACTGTTTTTCTGGGCGGTGACCTCGGAAGCTGAGGGGGACAAAAGCGAGCGCCAGGCGGAAGAGAGGAGGAAGCTTCCTGAAGGTGGGGTAGTGGGGAGACTGTGGGCCAGCGGGTTTCCTAGCGGAGTGGAAGGGTTTGTGGCAGAAATTGTTTAGCGGGGAAATGTTGAGGAAAGACAGGGAAGGCGGGAGAAAACGGAATAGGTGTTTTCGTCACAAGTGAAATAGCGAGATAAGCGCTGTTCTGGTATGAAACGTAGACGCGGGGAGGTGGAATCTGGTTTTCTGCCCCACGGGCCGAAAATTAACCTTTTAGCAGCTACATGGCCCAGGACGAAGTTGCACACGTAACCATGTGGTATACATGTCTGGAAAACACAGCAATAAAAGGCATGGTCGCTTAGTCTGCGTTTCCCTCTGAAAGTGCACCAACGCGGAGGCGTTGTTACtcatttatttaagaaactgAATGCAAACGGAAAAGTATGTGAGTCTCCCTTAGAAAAACAGTCTTCCTTCTACCACGCCCCAAGGCCTCCCTGCCCTCGGTGAAATTAGTAACTAAAAGGCAGGCCGGCTGCACCGCTCTGGAAAGGACTGATTGAGGAAGAGTCTTCTAGATAAGCACCAGGCTGGGTTCCAGTCCTGCTATGCTAACGACATTGTGAGGGTGGCCTCGCAACAGTAACATCAGCTCCTCCTGGCCTGTTTCCTTAGACCCCATTTGGTTATTACCATTTGTTACTAGAAAACCTCACTCTTATTTTACTGTGGTACCCTAACTTCAAAGGACTTGAATTTATGAAAGAATCTGTATACAAAATACTAGTGAGAGTAGTTTCCCTTTTTACAAAATAGCCTTATAATTTCAGTTAGACTTGTGATTTCTTAACTGGAGAGTTGTGGGTTTGAAAACTTTTGCAATGTTGTCAGTTTTCTTCTGAAAAGTGAAGTTTCTGTTTTCAGTACAGCATACCCATGAAACTACCTACAGATCACTCCCagatatttagtatcttgtataCTGAAACTTAAGCTCTGACCTGTCTGAAACCACATACGTTCAGGAATCAGATGATAAGTGCCCCGTttgtgcgggggggggggggggggggtaaatgAAAATACCTTCCATAAATTAAAAAACGAAGATACtgtgtggtttgcaaatgttaGATATTAAACTGAAAGAAAACCAAAGTACTAATTAGTGATAAATGAGGTATCATTAGtaaggaggttttaaaaataatgtgccaaatatttaaaaatgaataatccaTGTAGTTTTTCACCTCTTAGAGTGcgtttttatttgaaaatgtttagtAACATTATGTAGTAACTTACAGAGCTAAGTTCATCATAAATACATTATATGTTTATGACCCTGTAGTTTCCATTAAATTAATATGCCAGATAAATAACAGATGTGCAATGTTTATAGGGCATCACAGAATCTCTTTGATTTGAACATTTTTTACACACACATGTTAAAACCACGTTTTCTGTAGTCCCTAATGATCACAGATGTGGAGAGAAAGCCTATAAATAAAGAAAAGCCTTTAATAAGATAAAAAATGAGTTACGTATAGATGCAGGTATTACATATGTGATTTATCTAAATTAGCCTTGTGGCCTGGGGAGTACATGGACATAGAGAGTTTAACACCTCATAATAGAAAATTAAAGTTCCCAAAGAGGGAAGTGATACATATAAACATCTGACAACTAAAAAGTCAAGTAGGGGTTCAGTGAGATTTTTGAGCTTAAAATCTTTCAGTGTACTACTCATGTAAATAATATTCTCACTGTTAAAAGAGTCAAAGTTTGCTAGagtgcctttttattttattgatggaaCATTCATTCCATTAGTTCTGAATCTAAACTTTGGACAGAaaactaaaattttcttttatgtttagtttATTTAAGATTTGCCCAACATTTTATGTATCTCCAAACCCAGTCATGAAACTCTCTCTCATTAGTAATCCCATTGAGTGTATCTAGAACAGTGATAAAGATTTTTCAAGAATAGGGcagaaaaagagatgagaaaggATAGGATATCTGACATTCCTGGAGTTACTTCCTATTAGTAGCAaccagtatatataaaatgggtCTCTCTCTGGAAGCACCGCTTAATGATTCCCCTGAGAAGCAGGGCCCTCATCTCCCTTTGTATCCTGTATTCTTTTCATTAATCTGAAGAATCAAACTCATACTAGATTCTGAGGAAACTGAATTTACACTTTTCCTGTGAATggttcatgggaaaaaaaaatgacaattatAATTGGAAAATTAAGACATTACTTGTGACCTAATATGATATgatcttttatttacttttattttttattggtatGTATTCCTACAAGTTTCACAAATGTTAACCAATtagcaatatatatttattagatCTTTCTAGGGTTCTCCAAGGcagaaaaagacataaataaatctGGTTCTCTCCTTACAAGGAAATTTCTGAATAGGTACAGAGCTTTAATTATAAACATGAAATAATTCAGgtatggaaaaataataaatatcccAAATGATAAAGGTAATTGATGTGGAAATATTAGttcatttaattataaattactaagtgtttttcatatattatgtatttttttccttttaagttaaGACAGACATTTTTAACTCTCATTTttaagagatggaaaaaaatcaaatctagCCTTGCTAATTGAATAGCAGTATAGAATCGTAATTAGGGACACTATCTCAGGAGCTAGCCTGTTTGGAATTGGATCCTGTGTGACTTTGAGTGGATTACTTAACCTTCTTACTtcaattttcccatctgtaaaatggagaaatgatgGCATTTACATCATCAAATTTTGGGGGGACTAAAAGTAATTCTTATAAAGACCGGCAtgtaataagcactcaataaatatcagtTATTATTGCTCATGGACGTAGACTGCATCACAGGTAACCTTTTTCTCAGTCCCAGAGCTTATTCTGCTACAATATTTTACTCACTACCTTTTTTCCTTATTGGACAATTGAGCAGTACACATTTTAATTGCTTGAGGAAGAGGAAGGTGAATATGTTAGAATCTTGAAACATTGTACGAGAGAAGTAAGATGTAAATCAGGCTTGAGAAAAAGTACACATGTACTTTAGGAAAATTAATCTGGCAGTAATTATTTAGTAGAGATAGGAACTGAGGATAAGAAGGCTAACAAGAATTCAGGTTTGTTTCTGATTTGTAGCAGTAGAAATGGTAAAGCAGAAGACGTGATTCAAATG
It encodes the following:
- the LSM8 gene encoding LSM8 homolog, U6 small nuclear RNA associated, translated to MTSALENYINRTVAVITSDGRMIVGTLKGFDQTINLILDESHERVFSSSQGVEQVVLGLYIVRGDNVAVIGEIDEETDSALDLGNIRAEPLNSVAH